From a single Calothrix sp. NIES-2098 genomic region:
- the sps gene encoding sucrose phosphate synthase: protein MSNSSGLYILLVSVHGLIRGHNLELGRDADTGGQIKYVLELAQALAANPQVERVDLVTRLVNDPKVSPDYAQPVEVISDKAQIIRLNCGPRRYLRKEVLWPHLDNFADELLRHLRQIGKLPHVIHTHYADAGYVGCRVAAWLGIPLVHTGHSLGRVKQQRLLEQGTKPEVIENYFHINTRIEAEETTLASAALIIASTNQEVSQQYGIYDHYQPQRMVVIPPGVALEQFYPVPKNWQEPPIYQDLQRFLKEPQKPMIMALSRPAIRKNVGTLVKAYGEDPQLRHLANLVLVLGNRDDITTMESGPRQVLTEIFQLIDRYDLYGYIAYPKHHTADEVPELYRLLAKTRGVFINPALTEPFGLTLIEATACGVPIIATSDGGPRDILAACDNGLLIDPLDIKQIQEALRTALTDTEKWQGWSSNGLSRVRDNFSWETHVEKYLEYVRQLPQRRVQSLLSPLRQGPASNITDWNIPEKNRLPTADRFLVCEIDNTLLGDADALQQLIERLHNEGHTTGVGIATGRNLDSALEMLEEYRFPMPDLLIVSTGSEIYYGPQVIPDMNWQRHISYRWQPDAIRQAMAELPGVDLQPPEGQGKFKISYFIDEEKSVSYREIMRHLRRHNLHVKGVYSHNMYLDLLPIRASKGDAIRYCALKWGLPIKRFLVAGASGNDETMLAGNTLGVVVGNYSQELDKLRSYPQVYFAQGNYGWGILEALDYYDFFGTLSHTEIEVNGHGDMGTQKRAEVMMEEALPS, encoded by the coding sequence ATGTCAAATAGCTCAGGCCTGTATATTCTACTAGTCAGCGTTCACGGATTAATTCGGGGTCACAATTTAGAACTAGGACGAGATGCGGATACAGGCGGACAAATAAAATATGTGCTAGAACTCGCTCAAGCCTTAGCCGCAAACCCACAAGTAGAACGTGTAGACCTAGTTACCCGTTTAGTTAACGATCCCAAAGTTAGTCCTGACTACGCCCAACCTGTAGAAGTTATTTCCGACAAAGCTCAAATTATTCGCCTCAACTGCGGCCCCCGTCGTTATCTGCGCAAAGAAGTTCTCTGGCCGCATTTGGATAACTTTGCTGATGAGTTACTCAGACACCTGCGGCAAATTGGTAAGTTACCACATGTAATACATACCCACTACGCTGATGCTGGATATGTGGGTTGTCGGGTTGCGGCTTGGTTAGGTATCCCACTTGTGCATACGGGTCATTCTCTCGGACGCGTGAAACAACAACGATTGTTAGAACAGGGAACTAAACCGGAAGTTATTGAAAATTACTTTCACATCAATACCAGAATTGAAGCAGAAGAAACCACACTAGCCAGCGCAGCCTTAATCATTGCTAGTACTAATCAAGAAGTATCGCAGCAGTATGGCATTTACGACCACTATCAACCGCAACGGATGGTTGTAATTCCGCCAGGGGTAGCGCTGGAACAGTTCTATCCAGTTCCAAAAAATTGGCAGGAACCGCCTATATATCAGGATTTGCAGCGATTTCTTAAAGAGCCGCAAAAGCCGATGATTATGGCGCTTTCGCGACCGGCGATTCGGAAAAATGTGGGAACTTTAGTCAAAGCTTATGGCGAAGATCCGCAGTTACGTCACCTAGCAAACCTAGTCCTCGTATTAGGAAACCGAGATGACATCACGACGATGGAATCAGGGCCGCGCCAGGTACTTACAGAAATTTTCCAGTTAATCGACCGCTACGACCTATACGGTTACATCGCCTATCCCAAACATCACACTGCTGACGAAGTGCCAGAACTCTATCGATTGCTGGCAAAAACGCGAGGAGTATTTATCAATCCAGCATTAACCGAGCCGTTTGGTCTGACCTTAATTGAAGCTACAGCTTGCGGTGTGCCTATTATTGCTACATCTGATGGCGGGCCGCGAGATATCTTGGCAGCTTGCGACAATGGTCTACTCATCGATCCCCTCGATATTAAGCAAATTCAGGAAGCTTTGCGAACAGCGCTGACTGATACCGAAAAGTGGCAGGGTTGGTCAAGTAACGGTTTAAGTAGAGTCCGAGACAATTTCTCTTGGGAGACCCACGTAGAAAAATATCTCGAATACGTGCGTCAACTACCACAACGACGAGTCCAATCTCTGCTCAGTCCTTTGCGACAAGGGCCAGCAAGCAACATAACTGATTGGAACATACCTGAAAAAAACCGCTTACCAACCGCAGATCGTTTCCTCGTGTGTGAAATCGATAACACCCTCTTAGGTGATGCGGATGCACTGCAACAATTAATTGAGCGATTGCATAACGAAGGCCACACCACTGGAGTGGGAATTGCTACCGGACGCAACTTAGATAGCGCTTTAGAGATGTTAGAAGAATATCGCTTCCCCATGCCAGATTTGCTGATTGTGTCAACAGGTAGCGAAATTTACTATGGTCCGCAAGTAATTCCAGATATGAACTGGCAAAGACACATCAGCTATCGTTGGCAACCAGACGCAATTCGCCAAGCAATGGCAGAACTACCAGGAGTAGATTTGCAACCTCCAGAAGGTCAGGGTAAGTTCAAGATTAGCTACTTTATTGATGAAGAAAAATCTGTGAGTTATCGGGAAATTATGCGTCATTTGCGACGGCATAATCTCCATGTCAAAGGTGTCTATAGCCACAATATGTATCTGGACTTATTACCAATTCGCGCTTCTAAAGGAGATGCAATTCGTTATTGTGCTTTGAAGTGGGGATTACCAATCAAACGGTTTTTAGTTGCAGGTGCATCGGGTAATGATGAAACGATGCTAGCTGGTAATACCCTAGGTGTGGTTGTGGGTAACTACAGCCAAGAACTTGACAAGTTGCGTAGCTATCCTCAGGTTTACTTTGCTCAAGGTAATTATGGGTGGGGAATTTTAGAAGCACTCGATTACTACGACTTTTTTGGTACTTTATCACATACAGAAATTGAAGTTAATGGACACGGGGATATGGGGACACAAAAACGCGCAGAAGTAATGATGGAGGAAGCTTTACCTTCTTGA
- a CDS encoding peptidase M48 Ste24p, with amino-acid sequence MALNWVLLSFGTSILIILTQPTAPVPAQEPAKSGNIETSNTSNSQKTREQQLQEVLQRSSNKPVVIPQTTPSPTGTPQPAPSPEVTEPKKPDLTAEPAPTPEEVARQQKFIAADKLYLAGQIAEAEKIYREVKEPFAKTTQPQERKPAIIDPTQLSPGGKVYWRESEAGIASKLQSRTLVPLELLVQQYPEFIPGHIRFAEVLKQYDRPQQALDILERAASLYPDQPELTKARVTALAESKKWMEASLAARQFAILNPKDPQAPEFTKLAEDNLKRYKSHIRAEIRGNAIANILTGVLGYAVTGSLFGPFSALDSTIMLLRGEESIGESVAKQAKQQLKLINDETVVAYVNEIGQKLAKVAGRNEFKYEFFVVPQEDLNAFALPGGKIFINAGAIAKTNSEAELAGLIGHELSHVVLSHGFQLVTQGNLVSNVTQYIPYGGIIGQLSTLSYSRDMERQADTLGTRLIVATGYAADGLRNLMVTLEKQQKNAPPSWLSSHPGGSERVSYLENMITNSSYNRYAYEGVERHAQIRAKVKQLLKEKKDQEEKKRRSR; translated from the coding sequence TTGGCCTTGAACTGGGTGTTACTCTCCTTTGGCACATCGATTTTAATTATTCTCACCCAGCCTACAGCACCCGTTCCCGCACAAGAACCTGCGAAATCTGGCAACATTGAAACTAGCAATACATCCAATTCACAAAAAACTAGAGAACAACAGCTACAGGAAGTATTGCAACGCTCATCAAATAAGCCTGTTGTCATACCACAAACTACGCCTTCCCCTACAGGAACACCACAACCCGCGCCTAGCCCAGAAGTTACTGAGCCAAAAAAACCAGATTTAACAGCGGAACCAGCACCTACACCGGAAGAAGTCGCCCGTCAGCAAAAATTTATCGCAGCAGATAAGCTTTATTTGGCGGGACAAATTGCAGAAGCCGAAAAAATTTATCGCGAAGTCAAAGAACCTTTTGCCAAAACCACTCAACCTCAAGAACGCAAACCAGCAATTATCGATCCAACGCAACTATCCCCAGGAGGAAAAGTATACTGGCGAGAATCAGAGGCGGGGATAGCTAGTAAATTGCAATCCAGAACTTTAGTACCGCTAGAATTGCTAGTTCAACAATATCCCGAATTTATTCCCGGACACATTCGATTTGCAGAAGTCCTCAAACAATACGATCGCCCTCAACAAGCATTAGATATATTAGAACGGGCAGCTTCTCTTTATCCAGATCAACCAGAACTCACTAAAGCGAGAGTCACAGCACTGGCTGAATCCAAAAAATGGATGGAAGCTTCTCTAGCGGCGCGTCAATTTGCGATTCTCAACCCCAAAGATCCGCAAGCACCTGAGTTTACTAAATTAGCCGAAGACAATCTCAAACGTTACAAATCTCATATTCGCGCAGAAATTAGAGGTAATGCGATCGCAAATATTCTTACAGGTGTATTAGGTTACGCTGTCACGGGTAGTTTATTCGGGCCGTTTTCTGCCCTTGACTCTACCATCATGCTGCTACGCGGGGAAGAATCGATTGGGGAATCGGTAGCCAAGCAAGCAAAACAACAACTCAAACTCATTAACGATGAAACCGTTGTTGCTTACGTGAATGAAATCGGACAGAAACTAGCAAAAGTAGCAGGACGGAATGAGTTTAAATACGAATTTTTTGTAGTTCCCCAAGAAGATCTCAACGCTTTTGCCCTACCTGGGGGGAAAATCTTTATTAATGCAGGTGCGATCGCTAAAACAAATTCAGAAGCAGAATTAGCTGGATTAATCGGCCACGAACTATCCCATGTAGTTTTATCTCATGGTTTTCAACTAGTTACCCAAGGCAACCTTGTTTCTAACGTTACCCAGTATATCCCTTATGGTGGGATTATCGGTCAGCTTTCCACACTTAGTTATAGCCGCGATATGGAACGTCAAGCAGATACCCTTGGTACTCGCCTAATTGTTGCTACTGGTTATGCTGCTGATGGCTTGCGTAACTTAATGGTGACACTAGAAAAACAACAAAAAAATGCTCCTCCCAGTTGGTTATCTTCTCACCCTGGAGGTAGTGAGCGAGTTAGTTATTTGGAAAATATGATTACCAATAGCAGCTACAACCGCTACGCTTACGAAGGAGTAGAACGTCACGCGCAAATTAGAGCCAAGGTAAAACAGCTACTTAAAGAGAAAAAAGACCAAGAAGAAAAAAAACGGCGTTCTCGATGA
- a CDS encoding phytase, whose protein sequence is MSNTNTIRFSQFNASLNRNAEGDLITDLSTPNNAQAKAVAEIIQRNNPDVLLINEFDYVQANPLKAVQLFQENYLAVSQNGADPVNYPYFYIAPSNTGIASGFDLNNDSKVVTTPGASGYGDDAFGFGNFPGQYGMLLLSKYPIDTANVRTFQNFLWKDMSESLLSTISIPGSNNSWYSPEEQNALRLSSKSHWDVPIQVNGETIHALVSHPTPPTFDGTEDRNGKRNHDEIRFWADYITPGKGDYIYDDAGKKGGINAGSQFVIMGDQNADPIDGDSYGNAIRQLLLNPGINTNVIPTSPGAAQQAVLQGGANVSQKSNAYFDTADFADTAPGNLRTDYVLPSADLNISNSAVFWPVNDDPTFPLVGTFPFPSSDHRLVYADVEVSATTAGKTIPDVEFLGQTILPTGFVPPGAAGTVNGVQTPLGGLSGVAYDAPKNQFYAISDDRSQFAPARFYTFTTDPAKIATTGATFTNVTPLKDANGNFFAVNSLDPEGIALTNNGTVFISSEGEVNPGAGRVTNPFIKEFSLTTGQEVRSLSVPKKFLPVVEDTNANGVVDAGDTQTAGVYNNLAFESLTITPDQKTLFTATENALFQDGAKTSTTSGSRSRILQYNLVTGQPEKEYLYITDASVTPNPATGFSDNGLVDLLAIDNRGTLLALERSFAQGVGNTIKIYEISLQGATDISSIDSLSSLSVTQLAAIQPAQKRLVLNLNDLNLPTGTDNIEGIAFGPKLADGRQSIVLVSDNNFSATQFTQILTLDAELVPTAAPRVETRPDLFDDETLPTDQRADADDPAIYINANNAADSLVLTSVKNAGLRVYDLSGKLLQEVNPGGIRYNNIDLQYGFKLGNEKIDIAVASDAFGNPSGERGNDKLAIFKINPNPTTPGKYLENITDSSLATIFQAPPFLAPYSSSSRSSYGLALYRSPITNDYYVFTSRRETGDIAQFKLIDKGNGKIGAERVREFTIPSPSDPERSAQTEGMVVDQETGFLYIGQEDVGIWKFQAEPNGSNTGKLIDTVKALGGTYLSDDVEGLTIYYGKNGTGYLLASSQGDNTFVAYTREGNNDYLGNFAVGSNGAIDSVQESDGADVVNVPLGSNFPYGLFVTQDGSNEPAKIVQDEDEFENINSNFKLVPWENIANAFSTPLNIDTTSYNPRNPVAQPKLTIYDFENLPKLGTTSKGQDIFLGGFSGLYFQGTAPNGNLRFVTHTDRGPNGEPVGANRPFLLPDFQPEIVSFELNRATGEITITKRTGLFRQDGKTPLTGLPNLQAGANGTAYTDEIGVDLDNNPLSNDPLGADLEGIVVAKNGDYWMVDEYRPAIYHFDSNGKLIDRFIPKGTATAPNQDRDTGTFGTEVLPEVYAQRRNNRGFEAVALEGSKLYAFIQSPIDNPDLANDGTSKASLNLRILEFDINSKQVTGEYLYILEGLPGTDKIGDAVSLGKGKFAVVERDDNATSAGNKLIFQIDLNGATNIHNPATFNLPDGKTIEQLNPAELATAKITTVSKSLIANAAQLGYTGVEKLEGLALVSPNTLALINDNDFNITGKTPAERLGILELPNNLTVAQSNIQFGSSNSDNINVQPNQTLFTGDGADIVESTEGNAIATGNGDDTVFAGSNSSVSTGEGSDRIFVGSNNPAKNTTVNGGAGNDELTIVEANGSNNLFGEAGNDTLQVIEGSRQNLYGGSGDDTLISSGSNNRLYGGSGDDKLFSNSNDSLFGGDGDDVLFAGDRGNNRLTGGNGADSFWIVNASLPTSQNIVTDFTPGIDAIAIGGIGVLQFSDLTLLQQGDNTLVKIGNAELASLLGITANTLTNNDFTFIA, encoded by the coding sequence ATGTCAAATACCAACACAATCCGCTTTTCTCAATTCAATGCTTCCTTAAATCGCAATGCAGAAGGTGATTTAATTACAGATTTATCTACACCTAATAATGCTCAGGCGAAAGCTGTTGCAGAAATTATTCAACGTAACAATCCTGATGTACTGTTAATCAACGAGTTCGATTACGTCCAAGCAAATCCTTTAAAGGCGGTTCAATTATTCCAAGAAAATTATCTTGCTGTTAGTCAAAATGGTGCAGATCCTGTTAATTATCCATATTTTTATATTGCTCCAAGTAATACAGGAATTGCCTCAGGATTCGACTTGAATAACGACAGTAAAGTTGTCACCACTCCAGGCGCATCAGGATACGGTGATGATGCTTTTGGATTTGGTAATTTCCCTGGTCAATATGGGATGTTGCTACTTTCCAAATATCCTATTGATACTGCTAATGTCCGTACATTCCAAAATTTTCTTTGGAAGGATATGTCAGAATCTTTACTTTCTACTATCTCAATTCCTGGTTCTAATAATTCTTGGTATTCGCCAGAAGAACAAAACGCTTTACGCCTTTCTTCTAAAAGTCATTGGGATGTACCGATTCAAGTTAACGGCGAGACAATTCATGCCCTTGTCAGCCATCCTACACCACCCACGTTTGATGGAACTGAAGACCGCAACGGTAAGCGCAACCATGACGAGATTCGCTTTTGGGCAGATTATATAACTCCTGGTAAAGGCGATTACATCTATGATGATGCAGGTAAAAAAGGTGGGATTAATGCTGGTTCGCAGTTTGTGATTATGGGCGACCAAAATGCTGACCCTATAGATGGTGATAGTTATGGCAATGCAATTCGCCAATTGTTACTGAATCCTGGTATCAATACTAATGTTATCCCTACCAGTCCAGGCGCAGCACAACAGGCTGTGTTACAGGGCGGTGCAAACGTTAGCCAAAAAAGTAATGCTTATTTTGATACCGCAGACTTTGCAGATACTGCTCCCGGTAATCTGCGGACTGACTATGTATTACCCTCGGCTGATTTGAATATTAGCAATTCCGCAGTGTTTTGGCCTGTAAATGACGATCCCACGTTTCCTTTGGTAGGTACTTTTCCTTTCCCTAGTTCCGACCATCGTTTGGTATATGCAGATGTGGAAGTGAGTGCAACCACAGCAGGGAAAACGATTCCAGATGTAGAATTTTTGGGACAGACTATCTTACCTACAGGCTTTGTTCCTCCTGGTGCGGCGGGAACGGTAAATGGTGTACAAACGCCCTTGGGTGGTTTATCTGGGGTCGCCTATGATGCACCTAAAAACCAGTTTTACGCTATTTCTGACGATCGCTCTCAATTCGCTCCCGCCCGCTTTTATACTTTTACTACTGACCCTGCGAAAATTGCCACAACTGGAGCGACTTTTACCAATGTTACGCCGCTAAAAGATGCTAATGGTAATTTCTTTGCAGTTAATAGCCTTGACCCAGAAGGTATTGCTTTAACTAACAATGGCACAGTTTTTATCTCCTCTGAGGGTGAGGTGAATCCTGGTGCAGGTCGTGTTACTAATCCCTTCATTAAAGAATTTTCTCTCACTACGGGGCAAGAAGTGCGATCGCTTTCTGTCCCCAAGAAGTTTTTACCAGTCGTTGAAGATACTAACGCTAATGGTGTTGTAGATGCAGGCGATACCCAAACCGCAGGCGTTTACAATAACTTGGCGTTTGAAAGCCTCACCATTACCCCTGACCAAAAAACTCTCTTCACCGCCACAGAAAACGCTTTATTCCAAGATGGAGCAAAAACATCTACTACTAGTGGTAGCCGATCGCGGATTTTACAATACAATTTGGTAACGGGACAGCCAGAAAAAGAATATCTCTACATTACAGATGCATCTGTCACCCCAAACCCAGCGACAGGCTTTAGTGATAACGGCTTGGTGGATTTATTAGCTATTGATAATCGCGGTACATTACTGGCGTTAGAACGTTCTTTTGCACAGGGTGTAGGGAACACAATTAAAATCTACGAAATTTCCCTACAAGGTGCAACTGATATTAGTAGTATCGATTCACTCAGCAGTTTAAGCGTAACTCAATTAGCTGCTATTCAACCAGCCCAAAAGCGTCTAGTTTTGAATTTAAATGACCTAAATCTGCCAACTGGTACAGATAATATCGAGGGTATAGCTTTCGGGCCGAAATTAGCTGACGGTCGTCAATCAATTGTATTGGTAAGTGACAACAACTTTAGTGCAACTCAATTTACGCAAATCCTAACTTTGGATGCAGAGTTAGTACCTACCGCCGCGCCGAGAGTAGAAACTCGTCCTGACCTATTTGATGATGAAACATTACCTACAGACCAACGTGCTGATGCTGATGACCCAGCTATCTATATTAATGCCAACAACGCGGCTGATAGCTTAGTTCTGACTTCAGTGAAAAATGCTGGACTGCGGGTATATGACTTGTCTGGTAAACTGTTGCAGGAAGTGAATCCTGGGGGTATTCGCTACAACAATATTGATTTGCAATATGGTTTTAAATTGGGTAATGAAAAAATAGATATTGCCGTAGCGAGCGATGCCTTCGGCAACCCCTCCGGGGAACGCGGTAACGATAAACTAGCAATATTCAAAATCAACCCTAATCCCACCACGCCCGGTAAGTATCTGGAAAATATTACCGATAGCAGTCTTGCTACTATCTTCCAAGCACCACCATTTCTGGCTCCTTATTCCTCATCTTCTCGCAGTTCTTACGGACTAGCTTTATATCGTAGTCCCATCACCAATGATTACTACGTCTTTACCAGTCGCCGGGAAACTGGAGATATAGCGCAATTCAAGCTGATTGATAAAGGTAACGGTAAAATAGGCGCTGAACGGGTACGAGAGTTCACCATTCCTTCCCCCTCCGATCCCGAACGTTCAGCCCAAACAGAGGGTATGGTTGTAGACCAGGAAACAGGCTTCCTCTACATTGGTCAAGAAGATGTGGGTATTTGGAAGTTCCAAGCCGAACCTAACGGTAGTAACACAGGTAAGCTAATTGATACAGTTAAAGCTTTGGGTGGTACTTACCTTAGTGATGATGTAGAAGGATTGACTATCTACTACGGTAAAAATGGTACAGGTTATCTGTTAGCTTCCAGTCAAGGTGATAACACCTTTGTTGCTTACACCCGTGAAGGAAACAACGATTATTTGGGTAACTTTGCAGTTGGTAGCAATGGAGCAATTGATAGCGTCCAAGAATCTGATGGTGCGGATGTTGTTAACGTACCCCTTGGTTCTAACTTCCCCTACGGTTTATTTGTGACTCAAGATGGTTCTAATGAACCAGCCAAAATCGTCCAAGATGAAGACGAATTTGAAAATATCAACTCCAACTTCAAACTAGTACCTTGGGAAAATATCGCAAACGCTTTCTCCACCCCTTTAAATATTGACACTACCAGCTACAATCCTCGCAATCCAGTTGCGCAACCCAAGTTAACTATCTATGACTTTGAAAACTTACCAAAGTTAGGTACAACCTCCAAAGGTCAAGATATTTTCTTAGGTGGTTTTTCTGGGTTGTATTTCCAAGGAACTGCACCCAACGGTAATCTGAGATTTGTTACCCACACAGACAGAGGCCCGAATGGCGAACCTGTGGGTGCGAATCGACCATTTCTATTACCTGACTTCCAACCAGAAATAGTCAGCTTTGAACTCAACCGCGCCACAGGCGAGATTACGATTACCAAGCGCACAGGCTTATTCCGCCAAGATGGTAAAACTCCGTTAACAGGACTACCCAATCTGCAAGCTGGGGCGAATGGTACTGCTTATACTGATGAGATTGGTGTGGATTTAGACAATAATCCTCTATCTAACGATCCTTTAGGTGCAGATTTAGAGGGTATTGTTGTTGCTAAAAACGGCGATTATTGGATGGTGGATGAGTACCGTCCAGCGATTTACCACTTTGATAGTAATGGTAAATTAATCGATCGCTTTATCCCCAAAGGAACTGCAACTGCACCCAATCAAGATCGAGATACGGGAACTTTTGGTACTGAAGTATTACCAGAAGTTTACGCCCAGCGCCGCAACAACCGGGGATTTGAAGCCGTGGCGCTGGAAGGTTCTAAGCTATACGCCTTTATTCAAAGCCCAATTGATAACCCCGATCTTGCCAATGACGGAACTTCTAAAGCTTCTCTCAACCTCAGAATTTTAGAGTTTGATATTAACAGTAAACAGGTGACAGGAGAGTATCTATACATTCTAGAAGGTCTACCTGGAACTGACAAAATTGGCGATGCAGTTTCCCTTGGTAAGGGTAAATTTGCAGTTGTAGAACGAGATGATAACGCTACATCTGCTGGCAACAAATTAATCTTCCAAATTGATTTAAACGGTGCAACAAATATCCATAATCCTGCTACATTTAACTTGCCAGATGGTAAGACCATTGAACAACTAAATCCGGCTGAATTAGCAACTGCTAAAATTACCACTGTGAGCAAAAGCCTAATAGCTAACGCTGCACAATTGGGTTACACCGGGGTAGAAAAGTTGGAGGGTTTAGCATTAGTTTCACCCAACACTTTGGCTTTAATTAATGACAATGATTTCAACATTACTGGTAAGACTCCTGCTGAAAGATTGGGAATTTTGGAATTACCTAACAACCTGACGGTTGCTCAATCTAACATTCAATTTGGTTCTAGCAACAGCGATAATATTAACGTCCAGCCGAATCAAACTTTATTTACAGGTGATGGCGCAGATATAGTAGAGTCTACAGAAGGTAACGCGATCGCAACAGGCAATGGCGATGATACAGTGTTTGCGGGTAGTAACTCTTCGGTATCCACAGGTGAAGGTAGCGATCGCATTTTTGTTGGCTCTAATAACCCTGCTAAAAATACCACTGTGAATGGTGGCGCAGGTAACGACGAACTTACCATAGTAGAAGCCAATGGTAGTAATAATTTGTTTGGCGAAGCAGGTAATGACACGCTACAAGTAATTGAAGGTTCTCGTCAAAACCTCTATGGTGGTTCAGGTGACGACACCCTCATCAGTAGCGGTAGCAATAACCGTCTTTATGGTGGTTCTGGAGATGACAAACTTTTCTCTAATTCCAATGACTCCCTATTTGGTGGTGATGGTGATGATGTACTATTTGCTGGCGATCGAGGAAATAACCGCTTGACTGGTGGTAATGGCGCTGACTCTTTCTGGATTGTAAATGCTAGCCTCCCCACGAGTCAGAATATTGTCACCGACTTTACCCCAGGAATTGATGCGATCGCTATTGGTGGTATTGGCGTACTTCAGTTTAGCGATTTGACGCTATTGCAACAGGGTGATAATACTTTAGTAAAAATCGGAAATGCAGAGTTAGCTTCCCTACTGGGAATTACTGCAAATACCCTCACTAACAATGACTTCACTTTTATAGCTTGA
- a CDS encoding SWIM Zn-finger, translated as MQAFLGDAMSDVNLSESIIRHNANAKSFQRGEDYYRMGSVLSVTQRKNQIQAEVEGSEEEPYRVTIRFNNDELTAICTCPYDYDGWCKHIVATALTYTRQPDIIEKRPSLPQLLDRLDHVQTQRLVQELVEEHPELIDEIDGYVKAIAKPVKLTQKRQPARQITINTKQIKASVRQILRDGARYLEDGYEEDPITEELQSLIQEAVDLCAKDDAHNALAMLEAITDACVQSWDEVAEYGQENEDIVPVLDNAWCEAIYSAELTPEERTDIQINLETWQDEWDADFSLAIASLHQA; from the coding sequence ATGCAAGCATTTTTGGGGGATGCTATGTCAGACGTAAATCTTAGCGAATCAATTATTCGCCATAACGCTAACGCCAAATCTTTTCAACGCGGTGAGGATTATTACCGGATGGGTTCAGTGCTATCTGTTACTCAACGCAAAAACCAAATTCAAGCTGAAGTAGAAGGAAGCGAAGAAGAACCTTACCGCGTGACTATCAGATTTAATAATGATGAATTGACTGCAATTTGTACTTGTCCCTATGATTATGACGGATGGTGCAAGCATATTGTCGCTACAGCTTTGACTTACACCCGTCAACCGGACATCATAGAAAAACGTCCTTCTCTTCCACAGCTTTTAGATAGACTCGACCACGTGCAAACACAACGCTTGGTGCAAGAATTAGTTGAGGAGCATCCCGAACTAATCGATGAAATTGATGGGTATGTAAAAGCTATTGCAAAACCTGTAAAACTAACCCAAAAGCGACAACCTGCACGTCAAATAACCATCAACACCAAACAAATTAAAGCATCAGTACGCCAGATTTTACGCGATGGCGCACGCTACTTGGAAGACGGTTATGAAGAAGATCCCATTACAGAAGAATTGCAAAGCTTAATTCAAGAAGCAGTTGATTTGTGCGCAAAAGATGACGCACACAACGCTTTGGCAATGCTGGAAGCAATTACCGATGCTTGCGTCCAAAGCTGGGATGAAGTCGCTGAATATGGTCAAGAAAACGAAGATATTGTTCCCGTACTAGACAATGCTTGGTGTGAAGCCATTTACAGTGCAGAATTGACTCCTGAAGAACGCACGGATATTCAGATTAATTTGGAGACTTGGCAAGATGAATGGGATGCTGATTTTAGTTTAGCGATCGCATCATTGCACCAAGCTTGA
- the rpl12 gene encoding 50S ribosomal protein L12, translated as MSVKTLEILEQLKSLTVNETAQLVKQIEATFNVDISTPKLIQIDRHDEDEVQPQIQTEFDVLLVSVPAEKKIALLKVIRTVTGLGLKEAKDFVDSLPQVVQTGLDREAAEVLKQQLEETGAVVSLI; from the coding sequence ATGTCTGTGAAAACTCTAGAAATTTTAGAACAACTCAAATCTCTAACTGTCAACGAAACTGCTCAACTAGTAAAGCAGATTGAAGCAACCTTCAATGTAGATATTTCCACACCGAAGCTCATTCAGATTGATAGACATGATGAAGATGAGGTTCAACCACAGATTCAGACGGAGTTTGATGTCTTGTTGGTATCGGTTCCAGCAGAGAAAAAGATTGCCTTACTCAAGGTCATTCGGACGGTGACTGGACTGGGATTGAAGGAGGCGAAAGATTTTGTGGACTCGCTTCCGCAAGTAGTTCAAACAGGATTGGATCGAGAAGCGGCTGAAGTTCTCAAGCAACAGTTAGAGGAAACAGGAGCCGTTGTTTCTCTCATATAG